A single Oncorhynchus mykiss isolate Arlee chromosome 22, USDA_OmykA_1.1, whole genome shotgun sequence DNA region contains:
- the akap17a gene encoding A-kinase anchor protein 17A, translated as MMTTLVHDTTEAVCLCQEYNLFLKPIAKMTLSVALPQLKLPGKSISNWEVMERVKAMVAPEQFSALRISKSTMDFIRFEGEVENRGVVKILLAKLDGKSIKLSGFTDILKVRAVENKMDFPTRYDWDSFFRDAKDMNDTVPGERPDTIRLEGLPCRWFTLPDGPPDRPSEMALQTIFQGFGQVRHVDIPMLDPYREETLDKNFNTFTFGGHLNFEAYVQYQEYDGFAKAMDTLRGMKLMYKGEDGKAVACNIKVTFDTSKHLSDVALKRRQQERLRILELERQREELKRKEKEEEERHKEEERKQKEAEEEEKERRREERIRKREQKLRDREERRNLKKVKRRQEEEQKKLQMKIATEERRLLLAQRNLESIRLIAELLGRTKALKQQQQEKERVEREEREKEELARQKEELARLEQLEACRREQEAELRRVELEKGRALDLQRRERELRERLVGNLLKKAGGEGENQTSTQPSALTMHKGDSSDLSKTGRALGVNGVRPRGEERPRAMVRSHVTEKQIGEREERRGGIEERRGNEWRSREAREKPRERERSRSHSQCRRRYSRRRRSSSRKRSDSQRRRRSHSSKRRSDSRRRSRISKRRSDSRRRSGSRSHRRDSHHGRGCSSRSTSHDWSRSSSERSHSRGRRGHRHSRHKDSRSRSSSSSSRSRERSREKDRRTERSRDSRKRSRSHSRSRRH; from the exons ATGATGACCACCCTCGTCCATGACACCACTGAGGCGGTGTGTCTGTGTCAGGAGTACAACCTGTTCCTGAAACCCATCGCCAAGATGACG TTGAGTGTGGCACTGCCCCAGCTGAAGTTGCCTGGGAAGAGCATCTCTAACTGGGAGGTGATGGAGAGGGTGAAGGCCATGGTGGCTCCTGAACAGTTCTCTGCCCTCAG GATCTCTAAGAGCACCATGGACTTTATCCGCTTCGAGGGCGAGGTGGAGAACAGAGGGGTGGTGAAGATCCTACTGGCCAAACTGGATGGCAAGAGCATCAAACTCAGCGGCTTCACTGACATACTCAAG GTGCGTGCAGTGGAGAATAAGATGGACTTCCCAACACGTTATGACTGGGACTCGTTCTTCCGTGACGCCAAGGACATGAACGATACGGTTCCAGGGGAGAGGCCAGACACCATCCGCCTGGAGGGCCTGCCCTGCCGCTGGTTTACCCTGCCTGACGGTCCCCCTGATCGGCCCTCCGAGATGGCCCTGCAGACCATCTTCCAG ggctttggtcaggtgCGTCATGTAGACATCCCCATGTTGGACCCGTACAGAGAGGAGACTCTTGATAAGAACTTCAACACCTTCACCTTTGGCGGCCATCTTAACTTTGAGGCGTACGTCCAGTACCAGGAGTACGATGGATTCGCCAAGGCCATGGACACACTGAGAGGCATGAAGCTCATGTACAAAGGAGAGGATGGCAAGGCTGTGGCCTGCAACATCAAG gtGACCTTTGACACCAGTAAACACCTGAGTGACGTGGCTCTGAAGAGACGGCAGCAGGAACGACTGAGAATACTGGagttggagagacagagggaggagctGAAACgcaaggagaaggaggaagaggagagacacaaggaggaggagag GAAACagaaggaggcagaggaggaggaaaaggaacggaggagggaggagaggatacgGAAACGAGAGCAGAAGCTGAGGGaccgggaggagaggaggaacctaaagaaggtgaagaggagacaggaggaagagcagAAGAAGTTGCAGATGAAGATTGCGACAGAGGAGAGAAGGCTGTTGTTGGCTCAGAGGAACCTGGAGTCTATACGCCTTATCGCTGAACTACTGGGCAGGACCaag GCTCTGAAACAGCAAcagcaggagaaggagagagtggagagagaggagcgagagaaagaggagttAGCCAGGCAGAAGGAGGAGTTAGCCCGGCTGGAGCAGCTTGAGGCCTGCAGGCGGGAGCAGGAGGCGGAGTTGAGACGTGTGGAGTTAGAGAAAGGACGTGCCTTGGATCTGCAgcgcagagagagggagctgagGGAGAGACTAGTTGGTAACCTGCTGAAAAaggctggaggagagggagaaaaccAGACCTCCACCCAACCCTCAGCCCTGACCATGCACAAGGGAGACAGCTCCGACCTGAGTAAGACAGGAAGGGCCCTGGGGGTGAACGGGGtgagaccgaggggagaggagagacccaGAGCTATGGTACGATCACACGTCACTGAGaaacagataggagagagggaggagaggcgaggaggcatagaggagaggagaggtaatgaatggagaagcagagaggcgagggagaaacctagagagagggagaggagtcggTCCCATAGCCAGTGTAGGAGGAGGTACAGCCGGAGACGAAGAAGCTCTAGCAGAAAGAGGAGTGAtagtcagaggaggaggagaagtcaTAGTTCTAAGAGGAGAAGTGATAGCAGACGGAGAAGTCGCATTTCTAAGAGGAGAAGCGATAGCAGACGGAGGAGTGGTAGTCGTAGCCACAGGAGAGACAGTCACCATGGACGGGGCTGCAGCAGCAGGAGCACCAGCCATGATTGGAGCAGAAGCTCTAGTGAGAGGAGCCACAGCAGAGGCAGGAGGGGCCATAGACATAGTAGACATAAAGACAGCAGGAGCAGATCTAGTAGCAGCAGCTctaggagtagagagaggagcagggagaaggacaggaggacagagaggagtagAGACTCCAGGAAGCGTAGTAGGAGTCATTCTCGTTCTAGACGACACTAA
- the LOC110502086 gene encoding acetylserotonin O-methyltransferase-like has protein sequence MEGFLVSKTLFTVCEMGLFDLLASSRRPLSLEEVVQVIRASLSGTEKLYLTRSIHYSSKTIYLCWHYLIDAVREGSNQYEKAFGVKVDDLFEAMYRHCLGCIGYRDNTITWFTLSGAKAVYSCDYNTLILYYPSLHLSLSLGCSGALAKKCVDVPRMQLTIFEIQRTLCYRRQPDDQLPISSTKRESQSMTSDKAMGGARNKFYPKLSLPLTDSIVCIVDFFKDELLEADLYILARILHDWTDTQHRTTEKSTGPANQLYTPSSIPLSLLQSFSLMRKIRCDLTLLTLPHPPSSPWVTVSTKASCQTSPQIHTYTHTHTHTHTHARMHTRTQSLAFESSAVAISLLHNTNTLTHLQVHNTHTHTHTFCITMKILFNLQLNLLLETNSKQQSGYDNCHD, from the exons ATGGAAGGCTTCCTGGTCTCCAAG ACCCTGTTTACAGTGTGTGAGATGGGTTTATTTGATCTGCTGGCCTCGTCACGGCGCCCCCTGTCTCTAGAGGAGGTAGTGCAGGTAATCAGGGCCAGCCTGAGCGGTACTGAGAAGCTGTATCTGACCCGGTCCATCCACTACAGCTCCAAGACTATCTACCTCTGCTGGCACTACCTGATTGATGCTGTGAG GGAAGGCAGTAACCAGTATGAGAAGGCATTTGGTGTCAAAGTTGATGATTTGTTTGAAGCCATGTACAg ACACTGTTTGGGT TGTATAGGTTACCGTGACAACACGATCACCTGGTTTACCCTCTCCGGTGCCAAGGCTGTTTATTCATGTGATTATAATACTTTGATCCTATATTACCCATCACtgcatctatctctctctttaggTTGTAGTGGAGCCCTAGCCAAGAAATGTGTTGACGTACCCAGAATGCAGTTGACGATCTTTGAAATCCAGAGAACACTTTGTTACCGGCGACAACCAGACGATCAGCTTCCAATAAGTTCCACAAAGAGAGAAAGCCAATCAATGACCTCAGACAAAGCGATGGGAGGAGCCCGTAACAAGTTCTATCCCAAGTTATCTTTGCCATTGACTGACAGCATTGTATGTATAGTGGACTTTTTCAAAGATGAGTTGCTAGAAGCTGACCTCTACATTCTGGCGAGAATCCTTCATGACTGGACGGACACACAGCATAGAACTACTGAGAAGTCTACAGGGCCTGCAAACCAACTATACacaccctcctccatccccctctctctccttcagtcattCTCTCTGATGAGAAAGATCAGATGCGATTTGACTCTCCTTACTCTTCCGCACCCCCCTTCTTCGCCTTGGGTGACTGTGTCAACAAAAGCATCCTGTCAGACAAGCCcacaaatacatacatacacacacacacacacacatacacacacacacgcacgcatgcacacacgcacacaatctcTGGCCTTTGAGAGCTCTGCTGTAGCCATAAGCTTGCTacataacacaaacacactcacacacttgcaagtacataacacacacacacacacacacacattctgcatAACAATGAAGATATTGTTTAACCTTCAGCTCAACCTTCTGCTAGAAACAAACAGCAAGCAGCAGTCTGGGTATGACAACTGTCATGACTGA